In Cryptococcus neoformans var. grubii H99 chromosome 9, complete sequence, a genomic segment contains:
- a CDS encoding small nuclear ribonucleoprotein E has product MSGRKVMVQPINIIFSHLQKHNRVAVWLYDNNDFRIEAYIIGFDEFMNVVLDDAEEVYDCGAKPGKEVPPRRELGRILLKGDNITLIQPVAA; this is encoded by the exons ATGTCTGGCCGAAAAGTGATGGTTCAG CCCATCAATATCATTTTCTCCCACCTTCAAAAG CACAACCGTGTCGCAGTCTGGCTTTACGACAACAACGACTTCCGTATTGAAGCGTACATCATT GGCTTCGATGAGTTTATGAACGTGGTTTTGGATGACGCTGAAGAAGTGTACGACTGTGGTGCTAAGCCTGGAAAGGAGGTTCCCCCACGGAGAGAACTCG GACGTATACTGTTAAAGGGTGATAACATCACTCTTATACAACCCGTGGCGGCataa